In one Paraburkholderia megapolitana genomic region, the following are encoded:
- a CDS encoding porin yields MNKKVLTTAILATLAGTAHAQSSVTLYGLIDAGISYVNNAKAGTSHDSLVKYDDGVAQGSRWGLRGTEDLGGGLKALFVLENGFNSGNGTLGQGGAMFGRQAYVGLSKDGIGSLTFGRQYSFSTDYLGGSYSNGGQSVAGNYGYHINDVDQLTSSRINNAVKFSSANFSGFTFGALYGFSNQAGAFAGAPASGTSTSPVAGSSRAYSVGANYANGPLSIGAAFTDIRYPSQSAPAFTTAISNVSTGTIRDLRTYGIGGRYLIGPATLWALWTNTRLEALTGAATSFNAYEAGGKYAFTPALTAALGYTYMRLSNANTGHFNQVDASVDYALSKRTDVYLLGVYQGAAGSNKGVDVQAQIGSSPTSYFGTSGNGADNQVAVRVGIRHKF; encoded by the coding sequence TTGAACAAGAAAGTATTGACCACCGCCATCCTCGCTACTCTCGCGGGAACCGCGCACGCACAAAGCAGCGTGACGCTTTACGGGCTGATCGACGCGGGTATCAGCTACGTCAACAACGCCAAGGCTGGCACCAGCCACGACAGCCTCGTCAAGTACGACGACGGCGTCGCACAGGGCAGCCGTTGGGGCCTGCGCGGCACCGAAGACCTCGGTGGCGGCCTGAAGGCACTGTTCGTGCTCGAAAACGGCTTCAACAGCGGCAACGGCACGCTGGGCCAGGGCGGCGCGATGTTCGGCCGTCAGGCTTACGTCGGGCTGTCGAAAGACGGCATCGGCTCGCTCACGTTCGGTCGTCAGTACTCGTTCTCGACCGACTACCTCGGCGGCAGCTACTCGAACGGCGGCCAGTCGGTGGCCGGCAACTACGGTTACCACATCAACGACGTCGACCAGCTCACGTCGAGCCGGATCAACAACGCGGTCAAGTTCAGCAGCGCGAACTTCTCGGGCTTCACGTTCGGCGCGTTGTACGGCTTCTCGAACCAGGCAGGCGCTTTCGCAGGCGCACCGGCAAGCGGTACGTCGACGAGCCCGGTTGCCGGTTCGTCGCGCGCATACAGCGTCGGCGCGAACTACGCGAACGGCCCGTTGAGCATCGGTGCGGCATTCACCGATATCCGCTACCCGAGCCAGTCGGCACCGGCGTTCACGACCGCAATCTCCAACGTCAGCACCGGCACGATTCGCGATCTGCGCACGTACGGTATCGGCGGTCGTTATCTGATCGGACCGGCAACGCTGTGGGCGTTGTGGACGAACACGCGTCTCGAAGCACTGACGGGCGCAGCAACGTCGTTCAACGCGTATGAAGCCGGCGGCAAGTACGCGTTCACGCCGGCACTGACGGCAGCGCTCGGCTACACGTACATGCGTCTGTCGAATGCGAACACCGGCCACTTCAACCAGGTCGATGCAAGCGTGGACTACGCGCTCAGCAAGCGCACCGACGTGTATCTGCTCGGTGTTTATCAAGGCGCGGCCGGCAGCAACAAGGGCGTGGACGTGCAGGCACAGATCGGCTCGAGCCCGACGTCGTACTTCGGTACGTCGGGTAACGGCGCGGACAATCAGGTTGCAGTGCGCGTCGGTATTCGCCACAAGTTCTGA
- a CDS encoding DUF6232 family protein — MEIPFNERGVSVTRNALSAAGQVFQLRDIQDVRVVTIPKNKIVPIGISVLGLIGAIIGGVLGSGGGLVCGIMLTVVGGLAWTTQDVTHRLMVDSNGQTREVLSSLERAFVEKVEQTVRVAMSESAAPPKVQKTL; from the coding sequence ATGGAAATTCCGTTCAACGAACGCGGCGTCTCGGTGACGCGCAATGCGCTGTCCGCCGCCGGCCAGGTTTTTCAGCTGCGCGACATCCAGGATGTGCGTGTCGTGACCATCCCCAAGAACAAGATTGTCCCGATCGGTATTTCCGTGCTGGGTTTGATCGGCGCGATTATCGGCGGCGTGCTCGGCTCGGGCGGCGGTCTGGTGTGCGGCATCATGCTGACCGTGGTGGGCGGGCTCGCGTGGACGACTCAGGATGTCACGCACCGGTTGATGGTCGACAGCAATGGGCAAACGCGTGAAGTGCTGTCGAGCCTCGAACGCGCGTTCGTCGAAAAGGTCGAGCAAACGGTGCGCGTTGCGATGTCCGAGAGCGCCGCCCCGCCGAAAGTGCAAAAAACGCTGTAA
- a CDS encoding glycogen/starch/alpha-glucan phosphorylase — MTTVDLEFDQLNSTVDALRRSISNRMMYGVGKDAVTAHPHDWLHAAALAVRDRLVARWMKTTRLQYEQDVKRVYYLSMEFLIGRTFTNALLALGIHDQMKEALASLGVDMDVLTELEPDAALGNGGLGRLAACFLDAMATLGIPGFGYGIRYEYGMFRQQIVNGEQVETPDYWLRAGNPWEFPRPEIQYLVHFGGRTVQRDEHVEWIDTEHVNAMAYDTVIPGYATSATNTLRLWSARATEELDLSAFNRGDYRRAVDAKNMSENVSRLLYPDDSTSAGRELRLRQEYFFVSATMQDLIRRYMRTHSTFGRFHEKVAVHLNDTHPVLAIPELMRLLVDVHHVPWERAWQSIEQMFSYTNHTLMPEALETWDVEMLARLLPRHLEIIFEINAQFLKRVGEQSGHDTEMIRRISLIDEYGQRRVRMAHLAIVASHKVNGVSKLHSQLMTRDIFADFARLFPERFTNVTNGITPRRWLAQASRPLSALIDERIGTHWRSDLFDLAKLRDLADDASFAEAFREAKRQNKIRLTQRLAQQLKVTVDPDALFDLQVKRIHEYKRQLLNVLHVIVRYNQIRAEPEKDWVPRVVMFAGKAASAYRMAKTIIRLIGDVSAKVNHDPLVGDRLKVVFVPNYGVSVAELIIPAADLSEQISTAGTEASGTGNMKLALNGALTIGTLDGANIEICDAVGRENMFIFGHTADEVDALRSAGYRPRQLYEENPELRVALDQIRTGFFSPDDPLRFADIFHTLVDWGDQYMVLADFAAFAQAQNDVDARFRDPHAWTRSAIANVAGMGQFSADRTIGEYARGIWHVKPLDMS; from the coding sequence ATGACAACCGTGGACCTGGAGTTCGACCAGCTCAACAGTACCGTCGACGCGCTACGGCGCTCCATTTCCAATCGCATGATGTACGGCGTCGGTAAGGACGCTGTCACGGCGCACCCGCACGACTGGCTGCATGCTGCGGCCCTCGCGGTGCGCGACCGGCTCGTCGCGCGCTGGATGAAAACCACGCGCCTGCAATACGAGCAGGATGTGAAGCGCGTGTACTACCTGTCGATGGAATTCCTGATCGGTCGTACGTTCACGAACGCGTTGCTCGCGCTCGGTATTCACGACCAGATGAAAGAGGCGCTGGCGAGTCTCGGCGTCGACATGGACGTGCTGACCGAACTCGAGCCCGACGCCGCGCTCGGTAATGGTGGCCTGGGCCGGCTTGCCGCGTGTTTTCTCGATGCGATGGCGACGCTCGGCATCCCCGGCTTTGGTTACGGCATCCGCTATGAGTACGGGATGTTTCGTCAGCAGATCGTCAACGGAGAGCAGGTCGAGACGCCGGACTACTGGCTGCGCGCCGGCAATCCGTGGGAATTTCCGCGGCCCGAGATCCAGTATCTCGTGCACTTCGGTGGACGTACCGTGCAGCGCGACGAACATGTCGAGTGGATCGATACCGAACACGTCAACGCGATGGCCTACGACACGGTGATTCCCGGCTACGCGACGAGCGCGACGAACACGTTGCGACTGTGGTCCGCGCGCGCAACCGAAGAACTCGATCTGTCGGCGTTCAACCGGGGCGACTACCGCCGCGCCGTCGATGCAAAGAACATGTCGGAGAACGTCTCGCGCCTGCTGTATCCCGACGACTCGACGTCGGCCGGCCGCGAACTGCGGCTGCGTCAGGAATACTTCTTCGTGTCGGCGACGATGCAGGATCTGATTCGCCGCTACATGCGCACGCACAGTACGTTCGGCCGCTTCCACGAGAAAGTGGCCGTGCATCTGAACGACACGCACCCGGTGCTCGCGATTCCCGAACTGATGCGGCTCCTCGTCGACGTGCATCACGTGCCGTGGGAGCGGGCGTGGCAGTCCATTGAGCAGATGTTCTCGTACACGAACCACACGCTGATGCCAGAAGCGCTCGAAACATGGGACGTCGAGATGCTCGCGCGGCTGCTGCCGCGCCACCTCGAGATCATCTTCGAGATCAATGCGCAGTTCCTGAAGCGTGTCGGCGAGCAGTCGGGCCACGACACGGAAATGATCCGCCGCATTTCGTTGATCGACGAGTATGGCCAGCGCCGCGTGCGCATGGCGCATCTCGCGATCGTCGCGAGTCACAAGGTGAATGGCGTATCGAAGCTGCATTCGCAATTGATGACGCGCGACATCTTCGCCGACTTCGCGCGCCTGTTCCCCGAGCGCTTTACCAACGTGACGAACGGCATCACGCCGCGGCGCTGGCTTGCGCAGGCAAGCCGGCCGCTCTCCGCATTGATCGACGAACGGATCGGCACGCACTGGCGTAGCGATCTGTTCGACCTCGCGAAACTGCGCGATCTGGCCGACGATGCCTCGTTTGCCGAAGCGTTCCGCGAGGCCAAGCGGCAGAACAAGATCCGGCTCACGCAACGTCTCGCGCAACAACTCAAGGTAACCGTCGATCCCGACGCGCTGTTCGATCTCCAGGTCAAACGGATTCACGAATACAAGCGGCAACTGTTGAACGTGCTGCACGTGATCGTCCGCTACAACCAGATTCGCGCAGAACCTGAGAAGGACTGGGTGCCGCGCGTCGTGATGTTCGCGGGCAAGGCGGCGTCGGCGTACCGGATGGCGAAGACGATCATCCGGTTGATCGGGGACGTGAGCGCGAAGGTCAATCACGATCCGCTGGTCGGTGATCGGTTGAAGGTGGTGTTCGTGCCGAACTACGGTGTGAGCGTCGCAGAGTTGATCATTCCCGCCGCCGATCTGTCCGAACAGATTTCGACGGCGGGCACCGAAGCGTCGGGCACCGGCAACATGAAGCTCGCGCTGAATGGCGCGTTGACCATCGGCACGCTCGACGGCGCGAACATCGAGATCTGCGATGCGGTGGGGCGCGAGAACATGTTCATCTTCGGCCATACCGCAGACGAAGTGGACGCACTACGCTCAGCGGGCTACCGGCCGCGTCAGCTGTACGAAGAAAACCCCGAGCTGCGCGTCGCGCTCGATCAGATCCGCACCGGTTTCTTTTCACCCGACGACCCGCTGCGTTTCGCGGACATTTTCCACACGCTCGTCGACTGGGGCGATCAGTACATGGTGCTGGCCGATTTCGCGGCGTTTGCGCAGGCGCAGAACGACGTCGATGCGCGCTTTCGCGATCCGCATGCCTGGACGCGGAGCGCGATTGCCAACGTGGCGGGTATGGGGCAATTCTCGGCGGATCGCACGATCGGCGAATACGCGCGCGGTATCTGGCACGTGAAGCCGCTCGACATGAGCTGA
- a CDS encoding MFS transporter yields MSASSRRAMAAIMLAVALATLDTAIANTALPTIAGDLHAAPAASVWIINAYQLAMVATLLPLAALGDIVGHRRIYIAGIALFTLASLACSLADTLPLLAAARVLQGLGASAIMSVNTALIRFLYPPHRLGRGVGLNALIVGVSFAVGPTVASLILSVATWPWLFAVNVPLGVLALAFALPALPHTTRGTHHFDRVAAMLNVITFAALIFALGEAAQRAPAHVVLIAAAVAIVFGLLLMRREAGHPAPMLPVDLFKLPVFALSAVTAVCSFATQGLAFVSLPFYFEDVLHRSQVETGFLMTPWPVVVALAAPIAGRLSDRYPPGLLGAIGLAVLCGGMASLASLPPHPHVLDIAIRMSICGAGFGFFQSPNLKALMASAPPERSGGASGIIATARLLGQTTGAALVALSFSIAGRHGPTLALSAGAVFAGAASIASGLRLFAPSHRAGTLPKTSRN; encoded by the coding sequence ATGTCCGCGAGCAGTCGCCGTGCGATGGCGGCGATCATGCTCGCCGTCGCCCTCGCGACACTCGATACCGCGATCGCCAATACCGCGCTGCCCACCATCGCCGGCGATCTGCATGCGGCACCGGCCGCGTCGGTCTGGATCATCAATGCGTATCAGCTCGCGATGGTCGCAACGCTGTTGCCGCTTGCGGCACTCGGCGACATAGTCGGACATCGGCGCATCTATATCGCCGGCATCGCGCTCTTCACGCTGGCATCGCTCGCGTGTTCGCTCGCGGACACACTGCCGCTGCTCGCCGCCGCGCGCGTGCTGCAAGGACTCGGCGCGAGCGCGATCATGAGCGTCAACACGGCGTTGATCCGCTTTCTCTATCCGCCGCATCGGCTCGGCCGCGGGGTGGGTCTGAATGCGTTGATCGTCGGGGTATCGTTTGCCGTGGGTCCGACCGTGGCATCGCTGATTCTGTCGGTGGCGACATGGCCGTGGCTCTTCGCAGTCAACGTGCCGCTCGGCGTACTCGCACTCGCCTTCGCGCTGCCCGCGCTACCGCACACGACGCGCGGCACGCATCACTTCGATCGCGTCGCGGCGATGCTCAACGTGATCACGTTCGCCGCGTTGATCTTCGCGCTCGGCGAAGCGGCCCAGCGTGCCCCGGCTCATGTCGTGCTGATCGCAGCAGCAGTCGCGATCGTCTTCGGCTTGCTTCTGATGCGCCGCGAAGCCGGTCATCCCGCGCCGATGCTGCCCGTCGATCTGTTCAAGCTACCGGTGTTTGCGCTCTCGGCGGTGACCGCCGTCTGTTCGTTCGCGACGCAAGGTCTCGCGTTCGTCTCGTTACCGTTCTATTTCGAAGACGTCCTGCATCGCAGCCAGGTGGAAACCGGCTTCCTGATGACGCCGTGGCCGGTCGTCGTGGCGCTGGCCGCGCCCATCGCCGGTCGGCTGTCGGACCGCTATCCACCGGGCCTGCTCGGGGCGATAGGACTCGCGGTGTTGTGTGGCGGGATGGCGTCGCTGGCTTCGCTGCCGCCGCATCCGCATGTGCTCGACATCGCGATACGGATGTCGATCTGCGGCGCGGGTTTCGGTTTCTTCCAGTCGCCGAATCTGAAAGCACTGATGGCGAGCGCGCCGCCCGAACGCAGTGGGGGTGCAAGCGGCATCATCGCGACAGCGCGCCTGCTCGGGCAAACCACCGGCGCCGCGCTGGTCGCGTTGAGCTTCAGCATTGCGGGGCGGCATGGTCCGACGCTGGCGCTTTCCGCGGGCGCGGTTTTCGCAGGGGCGGCGAGCATCGCAAGCGGGTTGCGGCTATTCGCACCGTCGCATCGCGCCGGTACGTTGCCCAAGACATCGCGCAACTAG
- the ltaE gene encoding low-specificity L-threonine aldolase, with the protein MIDLRSDTVTRPSQSMLAAMATAEVGDDVLGDDPTVLRLQAAVAQRTGKEAGLFFPSGTQSNLAALVAHCARGDEYIVGQQAHAYKYEGGGAAVLGSIQPQPIENALDGSLPLDKIAAAIKPLDDHFARTRLLALENTINGKVLLAGYVDEAVQLARQHGLSTHLDGARVCNAAVASGRPLSALCAPFDSVSICFSKGLGAPVGSVLVGSKELLESARRWRKVLGGGMRQAGVLAAACLYALEHNVERLAEDHENAAHLAAGLAQIDQVKVQSHATNMVFAQLPQQDSAPLQAWLKERGILVLMLYTSRFVTHKDVSRADIDTFIAAVKGYFAR; encoded by the coding sequence ATGATCGACCTGCGCAGCGATACCGTTACCCGCCCCTCTCAATCGATGCTCGCCGCGATGGCCACTGCCGAAGTCGGCGACGACGTGCTCGGCGACGACCCGACCGTACTGCGCCTGCAGGCGGCAGTCGCGCAACGCACGGGCAAGGAAGCGGGCCTGTTCTTCCCGAGCGGCACGCAGAGCAATCTCGCGGCGCTGGTGGCGCATTGCGCGCGCGGCGACGAATACATCGTCGGGCAGCAGGCACACGCGTACAAGTACGAAGGCGGCGGTGCGGCGGTGCTCGGCAGTATCCAGCCGCAACCGATCGAAAACGCGCTCGACGGTTCGCTGCCGCTCGACAAGATCGCCGCCGCGATCAAACCGCTCGACGATCACTTTGCCCGCACGCGTCTGCTCGCGCTCGAAAATACGATCAACGGCAAGGTGCTGCTGGCGGGTTATGTCGACGAAGCCGTGCAGCTTGCACGTCAGCACGGGCTATCCACCCACCTCGACGGGGCGCGGGTCTGCAATGCCGCGGTCGCATCGGGTCGGCCGCTGTCCGCGTTGTGCGCACCGTTCGATTCCGTGTCGATCTGTTTTTCGAAGGGACTTGGCGCGCCGGTGGGGTCGGTGCTGGTCGGCAGCAAGGAGTTGCTCGAGAGTGCGCGCCGCTGGCGCAAGGTGCTGGGCGGCGGGATGCGGCAAGCCGGTGTACTGGCCGCGGCGTGTCTGTATGCGCTCGAACACAATGTCGAACGGCTTGCCGAAGATCACGAGAACGCTGCGCATCTCGCAGCAGGGCTCGCGCAGATCGATCAGGTGAAGGTGCAGTCGCACGCGACCAACATGGTGTTCGCGCAACTGCCGCAGCAGGACAGCGCACCGCTCCAGGCGTGGCTCAAGGAGCGCGGCATCCTCGTCCTGATGCTGTACACGTCGCGCTTCGTCACGCACAAGGACGTGTCGCGCGCCGATATCGATACGTTTATCGCCGCCGTCAAAGGTTACTTCGCGCGCTGA
- a CDS encoding peptidoglycan DD-metalloendopeptidase family protein, producing MTGKPLQTRTQFLIALSIAAAVGGCTLTPWPSEPGATGGPTSSSTAAVPAGYYRVNSGDTVASVASAFGQRPQDIATWNVLPTNAVLIVGQVLRVAPPAPGAYGTPYAAPGAAPGSPAGAGTAEASTVHLAWPLRGPILRSFVAGKNNGIVIGGKPGDQVRAAAGGRVVYAGTGIPAYGPLVIIKHDATVITAYGQNSQLLVKEGDVVTQGQPIGEVGVDARGVASIQFEVRRDGHPVDPLAWLPKAGG from the coding sequence ATGACTGGAAAACCGCTGCAGACACGCACGCAGTTCCTGATTGCCCTTTCAATCGCGGCCGCCGTCGGCGGCTGTACGCTGACTCCGTGGCCCAGCGAACCCGGCGCCACAGGCGGCCCGACCTCGTCGAGCACGGCGGCGGTGCCGGCCGGCTACTACCGCGTCAATTCCGGCGATACCGTGGCGAGCGTGGCCTCCGCATTCGGCCAGCGGCCGCAGGACATCGCCACCTGGAACGTGTTGCCCACGAACGCGGTGCTGATCGTCGGACAGGTGCTGCGGGTTGCACCGCCGGCGCCGGGCGCATACGGCACGCCGTACGCGGCGCCGGGTGCGGCGCCTGGGTCACCGGCCGGTGCAGGTACCGCCGAGGCATCCACCGTGCATCTCGCATGGCCGTTGCGCGGCCCGATTCTGCGGTCGTTCGTCGCCGGCAAGAACAATGGCATCGTGATCGGCGGCAAGCCGGGCGATCAGGTGCGGGCGGCGGCGGGCGGTCGCGTGGTGTATGCGGGCACCGGTATCCCGGCGTATGGGCCGCTCGTCATCATCAAGCACGATGCGACCGTGATCACCGCGTATGGACAGAACAGCCAGCTGCTCGTGAAGGAAGGCGACGTGGTCACGCAAGGACAGCCGATCGGCGAAGTCGGTGTGGATGCACGCGGGGTCGCGTCGATCCAGTTCGAAGTGCGGCGCGACGGTCATCCGGTCGATCCGCTTGCGTGGCTGCCGAAGGCGGGCGGTTAG
- a CDS encoding DUF2968 domain-containing protein, whose translation MKNLLNRRSGLLANGTAHLVPVTREDAPAAAEEEATGASRATVHLPATSEAVRPVTTLRPVPVVPSQVNGRAVLMADSAEVEWLASEEALTPFRVFRSFDYSVSLLFHAKELTYYIALYQDNSLWRALKTVELETAESVFHHFEEQAARLADGETRRAQLEAQNEQLARAIAQSEQQAERLRNDLQRGSAQEQTVSNRQHQVRKEVAQLEAQRVAAQAQLNKAHRQIHQLNLTNNEVLPHLPTNR comes from the coding sequence ATGAAAAATCTCCTGAACCGGCGTAGCGGATTGCTCGCCAACGGCACAGCTCACCTGGTCCCGGTCACGCGGGAAGACGCGCCGGCTGCCGCCGAAGAAGAGGCCACCGGAGCCAGCCGGGCCACCGTGCATCTGCCCGCGACGAGCGAGGCCGTCCGCCCCGTGACGACGCTGCGGCCGGTTCCGGTGGTGCCGTCGCAGGTGAATGGCCGCGCGGTGCTGATGGCCGACAGCGCCGAAGTCGAATGGCTCGCTTCCGAAGAAGCGCTCACGCCGTTCAGGGTATTTCGCAGCTTCGATTATTCGGTCAGCCTGCTGTTTCATGCGAAAGAGCTGACCTACTACATCGCGCTGTACCAGGACAACTCGCTGTGGCGCGCCTTGAAGACCGTCGAACTCGAGACCGCCGAGTCGGTGTTCCATCACTTCGAAGAGCAGGCCGCGCGTCTCGCCGACGGGGAAACGCGGCGGGCCCAGCTTGAAGCGCAGAACGAGCAGTTGGCGCGCGCGATCGCGCAGTCGGAACAGCAGGCGGAGCGGTTGCGCAACGATCTGCAGCGCGGCAGCGCGCAGGAACAGACTGTGTCGAACCGGCAGCATCAGGTGCGCAAGGAAGTCGCGCAGCTCGAGGCGCAGCGGGTTGCCGCGCAGGCACAGTTGAACAAGGCGCACCGGCAGATCCATCAGCTCAATCTGACCAATAACGAAGTGCTGCCGCATCTGCCGACTAACCGCTGA
- a CDS encoding DUF4148 domain-containing protein, with product MKSLFPALVVATLLAAPVASFAQSNQPLTRAEVRAQLVQLEKAGYNPVGDQTEYPNNIQAAQRRVDEQNAVAQADTSGYGAASNGSSQAGVRAAIPAAATGPSSVYFGH from the coding sequence ATGAAATCCCTGTTCCCCGCTCTCGTCGTTGCCACCCTTCTTGCCGCTCCGGTTGCATCGTTCGCTCAATCGAACCAACCGCTGACCCGTGCAGAAGTGCGCGCCCAACTGGTCCAGCTCGAAAAGGCCGGCTACAACCCGGTCGGCGACCAGACCGAATACCCGAACAACATCCAGGCAGCACAACGCCGCGTCGACGAACAAAACGCGGTCGCGCAAGCCGACACGAGCGGCTACGGTGCTGCGAGCAACGGTTCGTCGCAAGCGGGTGTCCGCGCTGCGATCCCGGCTGCGGCTACTGGCCCGTCGTCGGTGTACTTCGGTCACTAA
- the gndA gene encoding NADP-dependent phosphogluconate dehydrogenase: MGKQAIGVVGLAVMGRNLALNIESRGHAVSVFNRSREKTEELIAEFPDRKLVPAYTLEEFVESLEKPRRILLMVKAGEPTDATIASLKPLLEKGDILIDGGNTHFTDTIRRNQELAKAGLHFIGTGVSGGEEGALKGPSIMPGGQRDAYDLVAPILTEIAAKAPDGEPCVAYMGPDGAGHFVKMVHNGIEYGDMQLIAESYAVLKQVVGLSNAELGAVYTEWNKGELDSYLIEITSKIFAKKDDETGQDLVDVILDRAAQKGTGKWTSQNALDLGVPLPLITESVFARVLSSLKDQRVAASKVIEGPVIKPFSGDRAAFIEAVRRALYFSKVISYAQGFAQLRAASEEYKWDLQFGTIAKIFRAGCIIRARFLQKITDAYAKDPALANLLLDPYFRDIASNYQAALRDVVSAAIAAGVPVPTFSSAVAYFDGYRSARLPANLVQAQRDFFGAHTFERTDKPGSFHANWS, encoded by the coding sequence ATGGGCAAGCAGGCAATCGGCGTGGTGGGGCTGGCGGTCATGGGCCGCAATCTGGCGCTCAACATCGAAAGCCGTGGGCACGCGGTTTCCGTCTTCAACCGTAGCCGCGAGAAGACCGAGGAACTGATCGCTGAGTTTCCCGATCGCAAGCTGGTGCCGGCATACACGCTGGAAGAATTTGTCGAGTCGCTCGAAAAGCCGCGCCGCATTCTGTTGATGGTGAAGGCCGGCGAGCCGACCGATGCGACCATCGCGTCGCTCAAACCGCTGCTCGAGAAGGGCGACATCCTGATCGACGGCGGCAACACGCATTTCACCGATACGATCCGCCGCAACCAGGAGCTGGCGAAAGCCGGTCTGCACTTCATCGGCACGGGCGTGTCGGGCGGCGAAGAAGGCGCGCTCAAAGGCCCGTCGATCATGCCGGGCGGCCAGCGCGATGCCTACGATCTGGTTGCCCCGATCCTCACCGAAATCGCCGCGAAGGCGCCGGACGGCGAGCCGTGTGTCGCTTACATGGGGCCGGACGGTGCGGGGCACTTCGTGAAGATGGTCCACAACGGCATCGAGTACGGCGACATGCAACTGATCGCCGAAAGCTATGCGGTGCTCAAGCAGGTAGTCGGCCTGTCGAATGCGGAACTCGGCGCTGTCTATACCGAGTGGAACAAGGGCGAACTCGACAGCTATCTGATCGAGATCACCTCGAAGATCTTCGCGAAGAAGGACGATGAAACCGGTCAGGATCTGGTCGACGTGATCCTCGATCGCGCCGCCCAGAAGGGCACTGGCAAGTGGACGAGCCAGAACGCGCTCGATCTCGGCGTACCGCTGCCGCTCATCACAGAATCCGTGTTCGCACGCGTGCTGTCGTCGCTGAAGGATCAGCGCGTCGCGGCGAGCAAGGTGATCGAAGGGCCGGTCATCAAACCGTTCAGCGGCGACCGGGCGGCGTTTATCGAAGCGGTGCGTCGTGCGCTGTACTTCAGCAAGGTGATCTCTTACGCGCAAGGCTTCGCGCAACTGCGCGCGGCTTCGGAAGAGTACAAGTGGGATCTTCAGTTCGGCACGATCGCGAAGATCTTCCGTGCGGGTTGCATCATCCGGGCGCGCTTCCTGCAAAAGATCACCGATGCGTATGCGAAAGACCCGGCACTCGCGAACCTGCTGCTCGATCCGTACTTCCGCGATATCGCCTCGAACTATCAGGCGGCATTGCGCGATGTGGTGAGCGCGGCGATTGCGGCGGGCGTGCCGGTGCCGACGTTCTCGTCGGCGGTGGCGTACTTCGACGGCTATCGCTCCGCACGTTTGCCGGCCAACCTCGTGCAGGCGCAGCGCGACTTCTTCGGCGCGCATACGTTCGAGCGTACCGACAAGCCGGGCAGCTTCCACGCAAACTGGTCCTGA
- a CDS encoding DUF938 domain-containing protein, with the protein MTASPPDARQHSPSAQRNHEPILAVLRDVLMPSAHVLEIASGTGEHAMHFATALPDVEWQPSDADAAARASIAAWIAHTGVSNVRAPLDLDVRRVPWGIERADAIVCINMLHISPWSAAEALFDGASRLLGRDAIVFLYGPYRRNGAHTAPSNEAFDYQLRSRDPAWGVRDMEAVVALGAAAGFTCDEPLAMPANNFSLVLRRS; encoded by the coding sequence ATGACTGCTTCGCCCCCAGACGCACGACAACACTCGCCTTCGGCACAACGCAACCACGAGCCGATCCTCGCGGTACTGCGCGACGTACTCATGCCGAGCGCACACGTGCTCGAAATCGCGAGCGGTACCGGCGAACACGCGATGCATTTCGCCACCGCGTTGCCCGACGTCGAATGGCAGCCGAGCGACGCGGATGCGGCGGCGCGTGCGTCGATTGCCGCGTGGATCGCGCATACGGGCGTGTCGAACGTGCGCGCGCCGCTCGATCTCGACGTGCGCCGCGTGCCGTGGGGTATCGAGCGTGCGGATGCGATCGTCTGCATCAACATGCTGCATATTTCGCCATGGAGCGCCGCCGAGGCACTGTTCGACGGTGCGTCCCGCCTGCTCGGGCGTGACGCGATCGTGTTTCTGTACGGTCCGTACCGGCGCAACGGCGCCCACACGGCGCCGAGCAACGAAGCCTTCGATTATCAGTTGCGTAGCCGCGATCCCGCATGGGGTGTGCGCGATATGGAAGCGGTCGTGGCACTTGGCGCTGCGGCAGGCTTTACCTGCGACGAACCGCTGGCAATGCCGGCCAACAATTTCAGCCTGGTATTGCGTCGCAGCTGA